One window of the Bubalus kerabau isolate K-KA32 ecotype Philippines breed swamp buffalo chromosome 9, PCC_UOA_SB_1v2, whole genome shotgun sequence genome contains the following:
- the LOC129619435 gene encoding trace amine-associated receptor 6-like, with product MSNSSPSAAVQLCYEHLNGSCVKTPFLPTSRVILYTVYGFGAVLAVFGNLLVMTAILHFKQLHSPTNFLIASLACTDFLVGVTVMPFSMVRSVESCWYFGHSFCALHTCCDVAFCYSSLFHLSFISIDRYIAVTDPLVYPTKFTVSVSCICISISWILPITYSGAVFYTGANENGLEELSSALNCVGGCQIVINQNWVLVHFLSFFIPTFVMLILYCNIFLVARQQAKKIENTGSKRESSSDSYKSRVAKRERKAAKTLGITVIAFMISWLPYSIDSLIDAFMGFITPAYIYEICCWCTYYNSAMNPLIYALFYPWFRKAIKVIVRGQVFKDSSASMNLFSEQM from the coding sequence ATGAGCAACTCTTCCCCCAGTGCAGCTGTGCAGCTCTGCTATGAGCACCTGAACGGATCCTGTGTGAAAACCCCCTTCTTGCCCACATCCCGGGTGATTCTGTACACGGTGTATGGCTTTGGGGCTGTCCTGGCCGTGTTTGGAAACCTCCTGGTGATGACTGCCATCCTTCATTTCAAGCAGCTGCACTCACCAACCAATTTTCTCATCGCCTCTCTGGCCTGTACGGACTTTCTAGTAGGAGTGACTGTGATGCCCTTCAGCATGGTCAGGTCCGTGGAGAGCTGCTGGTACTTTGGGCACAGTTTCTGTGCTTTGCACACATGCTGTGATGTGGCGTTTTGTTACTCTTCTCTCTTCCACCTGTCCTTCATCTCCATCGACAGGTACATTGCTGTTACTGACCCTCTGGTCTATCCCACCAAGTTCACAGTGTCTGTGTCATGCATATGCATCAGCATCTCCTGGATCCTACCCATTACTTACAGTGGTGCTGTGTTCTACACGGGTGCCAATGAGAATGGGCTAGAGGAATTGTCTAGTGCCCTCAACTGTGTAGGAGGTTGTCAGATAGTTATAAATCAAAACTGGGTGTTGGTACATTTTCTATCCTTCTTTATACCTACCTTTGTTATGCTAATTctctattgtaatattttccttgTGGCCAGACAACAAGCTAAAAAGATTGAAAATACCGGTAGTAAAAGAGAGTCATCATCAGACAGTTACAAATCCAGAGTagccaagagagagagaaaagcagctAAAACCCTGGGTATCACGGTCATAGCATTCATGATCTCGTGGTTACCATACAGTATTGACTCATTAATTGATGCCTTTATGGGCTTCATAACCCCAGCCTATATTTATGAGATTTGCTGTTGGTGTACTTATTATAACTCAGCCATGAACCCCTTGATCTATGCTTTATTTTACCCTTGGTTTAGGAAAGCCATCAAAGTCATTGTGAGGGGTCAGGTTTTCAAGGATAGTTCTGCAAGCATGAATTTGTTCTCTGAACAAATGTAA